From a region of the Salmo trutta chromosome 10, fSalTru1.1, whole genome shotgun sequence genome:
- the LOC115200945 gene encoding mediator of RNA polymerase II transcription subunit 24 isoform X2, whose product MKVVNLKQAILQAWKERWSDYQWAINIKKNFPKGATWDYLNLAEALMEQAMIGPSPNPLILSYLKYAISSQMVSYSSVLLAISKFDDFSRELCVKSLLEIMDMFCHRLSCHGKAEECIGLCRALLGVVVWLLTGCAWYCERLRELGPSASTEANLRACLERLRDLVNSQKNRALVHIARLEDQASWTNVEQALLKVTEGLNSLTNQTLRGKLEECISLVKSIPTILSEQSDPPHHSLFPSVHAFIMLEGTMNLTGETQPLVEQLMMIKRMQRIPAPVFVLEIWKACFTGLIESPEGTEELKWTAFTFLKIPQVLLRLKKYPQGEKQDFMDDVNIAFEYLLKLTPLLDKADQRCNCDCLSMLLQECNKLSLLSDSNTTNLTSKREYAPRLKTAENANIQPNPGLILRAEPTVTNILKTVDADHSKSPEGLLGVLGHMLSGKSLDLLLAAAAATGKLKSFARKFIKLNEFPKHISGEGSKSASVRALLFDISFLMLCHVVQTYGSEVILSDPSPSGETPFFETWLQTCMPEEGKTLNPDHPCFRPESGKVESLVALLNNSSEMKLVQMKWHEICLSTPAAILEVLNAWENGVLSVEAVQKITDNIKGKVCSMAICAVAWLVAHVRMLGLDEREKPQTMIRQLMTPLYGENTLQFYNERVVIMSSILENMCADVFQQTGLALRPPMEGQEPIPYRNLLSAKEPIHEALRKQFRSVLWKGWVDSGALHLFESLLHTGGVFWFTNNLVKELLKETRQEWANRVVELLYSIFCLDTQQITLTLLGHILPNLLTDSAHWHSLADPPGKALAKLSVWCALSSFSTHHKGQASARQRKRQREDIEDYSSLFPLDDTQPSKLMRLLSSNEDEPVILSSPGDRSMSTSLSASQLHTVNMRDPLNRVLANLFLLISSILGSKTAGPHTQFVQSFMEECVECLEQGSRGSILQFMPFTMVSELVKLPALAKPKVVLGITDLTLPLGRRVAAKAISAL is encoded by the exons ATGAAGGTGGTCAATTTGAAACAAGCCATCCTCCAGGCTTGGAAGGAGCGCTGGAGCGACTATCAATGGGCCATCAACATCAAAAAGAACTTCCCAAAGGGAGCCACatgggactacctgaacttggcAG AGGCTCTCATGGAGCAGGCAATGATTGGCCCTTCTCCCAACCCGCTCATCTTGTCCTACCTCAAGTATGCCATCAGTTCCCAG ATGGTCTCTTATTCAAGTGTACTCTTAGCCATCAGTAAG TTTGATGACTTCTCCAGAGAGCTCTGCGTCAAGTCCCTGTTGGAGATAATGGACATGTTCTGCCACCGTCTCAG CTGCCACGGGAAGGCGGAGGAGTGCATCGGGCTGTGCCGGGCCCTGCTGGGTGTGGTAGTGTGGCTCCTGACGGGCTGCGCCTGGTACTGCGAGAGGCTCAGGGAGCTGGGGCCGTCGGCCAGCACAGAAGCCAACCTGAGGGCCTGCCTGGAGAGGCTAAGGGATTTGGTGAACAGCCAGAAGAACAGGGCCCTAGTCCATATCGCTCGCCTGGAGGACCAAG CTTCCTGGACCAATGTGGAGCAAGCTTTGCTCAAAGTGACAGAGGGGCTCAACAGTCTGACCAATCAGACACTGAGAGGCAAGCTGGAGGAGTGCATTTCATTGGTGAAGAG TATTCCTACGATTCTGTCTGAACAGTCAGACCCCCCGCACCACTCGTTGTTCCCCTCCGTCCACGCCTTCATCATGCTGGAAGGAACCATGAACCTGACAGGGGAGACTCAGCCACTGGTGGAGCAGCTGATGATGATCAAGAGGATGCAG CGTATCCCTGCGCCAGTCTTTGTGTTGGAGATCTGGAAAGCGTGTTTCACTGGCCTCATCGAGTCACCAGAGGGCACCGAGGAGCTCAAGTGGACTGCCTTCACCTTCCTTAAG ATCCCCCAGGTTCTCCTCAGGCTAAAGAAGTATCCCCAGGGTGAGAAG CAGGACTTCATGGATGATGTGAACATTGCCTTTGAGTACCTGCTGAAGCTCACACCACTTCTGGACAAGGCGGACCAGAGATGCAA CTGCGACTGTCTAAGTATGCTACTGCAGGAGTGCAATAAGCTGTCTCTCCTGTCGGACTCCAACACGACAAACCTCACTTCTAAACG GGAGTATGCTCCACGGCTAAAGACTGCAGAAAACGCCAACATCCAGCCCAACCCAGGCCTCATCCTGCGAGCCGAGCCCACTGTCACCAACATCCTTAAG ACGGTGGACGCAGACCACTCCAAGTCTCCAGAGGGCCTTCTGGGGGTGCTGGGACACATGCTCTCTGGGAAGAGCCTGGACCTCCTCCTGGCTGCAGCTGCAGCCACGGGAAAACTCAAGTCCTTCGCCCGGAAGTTCATCAA GCTGAATGAGTTTCCGAAGCACATCAGTGGAGAAGGAT CCAAGTCGGCCTCAGTGCGAGCCCTGCTGTTCGACATATCCTTCCTCATGCTGTGTCACGTGGTGCAGACCTACGGATCAGAG GTGATCCTGTCGGATCCCAGCCCCTCGGGGGAGACCCCGTTCTTCGAGACGTGGCTGCAGACCTGCATGCCAGAAGAGGGCAAGACCCTGAACCCAGACCACCCCTGCTTCAGGCCTGAGTCTGGCAAGGTGGAGAGCCTAGTGGCCCTCCTCAACAACTCCTCTGAGATGAAGCTAGT TCAGATGAAGTGGCACGAGATTTGCCTCAGCACGCCAGCGGCCATCTTGGAGGTGTTGAATGCCTGGGAGAATGGCGTGCTGTCTGTGGAGGCTGTACAG AAGATAACAGACAACATCAAGGGCAAGGTATGCAGCATGGCTATCTGTGCTGTGGCCTGGCTGGTAGCCCATGTGAGGATGCTGGGGCTGGATGAGAGGGAGAAGCCCCAGACCATGATCCGCCAGCTCATGACCCCGCTGTATGGGGAGAACACTCTGCAGTTCTACAATGAACg ggtGGTGATCATGAGTTCCATCCTGGAGAACATGTGTGCTGATGTGTTCCAGCAGACAGGCCTGGCCCTGCGGCCGCCCATGGAGGGCCAGGAGCCCATCCCCTATCGCAACCTGCTCTCAGCTAAGGAGCCCATCCATGAGGCCCTCCGCAAGCAATTCCGCTCGGTGCTGTGGAAGGGCTGGGTGGACAGCGGTGCGCTACACCTCTTTGAGAGCCTGCTGCACACAGGAGGGGTGTTCTGGTTCACCAACAACCTGGTCAAG GAGCTGCTGAAGGAGACTCGCCAGGAGTGGGCCAACCGGGTGGTGGAACTGCTCTACAGCATCTTCTGCCTGGACACCCAGCAGATCACTCTCACCCTGCTGGGCCACATCCTGCCCAACCTGCTCACAGACTCAGCCCACTGGCACAGCCTGGCAGATCCGCCCGGCAAGGCCTTGGCAAA GCTGTCTGTATGGTGTGCTCTCAGTTCCTTCTCCACTCACCACAAAGGCCAGGCCTCAGCTCGACAACGCAAGAGGCAACGGGAGGATATCGAG GACTACAGTAGCTTGTTCCCTCTGGACGACACGCAGCCCTCCAAGCTCATGCGTCTGCTCAGCTCCAACGAGGACGAGCCAGTGATCCTTTCTAGTCCAG GTGACCGGTCCATGTCCACCTCCCTGTCGGCCTCCCAGCTCCACACGGTCAACATGAGGGACCCTCTCAACCGCGTCCTAG CCAACCTCTTCCTGCTGATCTCATCCATCCTGGGCTCCAAGACGGCAGGGCCACACACCCAGTTCGTGCAGAGCTTCATGGAGGAGTGTGTGGAGTGTCTGGAGCAGGGCAGCCGCGGAAGCATTCTGCAGTTCATGCCTTTCACCATG GTCTCAGAGCTGGTGAAACTTCCTGCGCTGGCCAAGCCCAAGGTGGTCTTGGGAATCACAGACTTGACTCTGCCCCTGGGGAGGAGGGTGGCAGCCAAGGCCATCTCAGCCTTATAG
- the LOC115200945 gene encoding mediator of RNA polymerase II transcription subunit 24 isoform X1 codes for MKVVNLKQAILQAWKERWSDYQWAINIKKNFPKGATWDYLNLAEALMEQAMIGPSPNPLILSYLKYAISSQMVSYSSVLLAISKFDDFSRELCVKSLLEIMDMFCHRLSCHGKAEECIGLCRALLGVVVWLLTGCAWYCERLRELGPSASTEANLRACLERLRDLVNSQKNRALVHIARLEDQASWTNVEQALLKVTEGLNSLTNQTLRGKLEECISLVKSIPTILSEQSDPPHHSLFPSVHAFIMLEGTMNLTGETQPLVEQLMMIKRMQRIPAPVFVLEIWKACFTGLIESPEGTEELKWTAFTFLKIPQVLLRLKKYPQGEKVQQDFMDDVNIAFEYLLKLTPLLDKADQRCNCDCLSMLLQECNKLSLLSDSNTTNLTSKREYAPRLKTAENANIQPNPGLILRAEPTVTNILKTVDADHSKSPEGLLGVLGHMLSGKSLDLLLAAAAATGKLKSFARKFIKLNEFPKHISGEGSKSASVRALLFDISFLMLCHVVQTYGSEVILSDPSPSGETPFFETWLQTCMPEEGKTLNPDHPCFRPESGKVESLVALLNNSSEMKLVQMKWHEICLSTPAAILEVLNAWENGVLSVEAVQKITDNIKGKVCSMAICAVAWLVAHVRMLGLDEREKPQTMIRQLMTPLYGENTLQFYNERVVIMSSILENMCADVFQQTGLALRPPMEGQEPIPYRNLLSAKEPIHEALRKQFRSVLWKGWVDSGALHLFESLLHTGGVFWFTNNLVKELLKETRQEWANRVVELLYSIFCLDTQQITLTLLGHILPNLLTDSAHWHSLADPPGKALAKLSVWCALSSFSTHHKGQASARQRKRQREDIEDYSSLFPLDDTQPSKLMRLLSSNEDEPVILSSPGDRSMSTSLSASQLHTVNMRDPLNRVLANLFLLISSILGSKTAGPHTQFVQSFMEECVECLEQGSRGSILQFMPFTMVSELVKLPALAKPKVVLGITDLTLPLGRRVAAKAISAL; via the exons ATGAAGGTGGTCAATTTGAAACAAGCCATCCTCCAGGCTTGGAAGGAGCGCTGGAGCGACTATCAATGGGCCATCAACATCAAAAAGAACTTCCCAAAGGGAGCCACatgggactacctgaacttggcAG AGGCTCTCATGGAGCAGGCAATGATTGGCCCTTCTCCCAACCCGCTCATCTTGTCCTACCTCAAGTATGCCATCAGTTCCCAG ATGGTCTCTTATTCAAGTGTACTCTTAGCCATCAGTAAG TTTGATGACTTCTCCAGAGAGCTCTGCGTCAAGTCCCTGTTGGAGATAATGGACATGTTCTGCCACCGTCTCAG CTGCCACGGGAAGGCGGAGGAGTGCATCGGGCTGTGCCGGGCCCTGCTGGGTGTGGTAGTGTGGCTCCTGACGGGCTGCGCCTGGTACTGCGAGAGGCTCAGGGAGCTGGGGCCGTCGGCCAGCACAGAAGCCAACCTGAGGGCCTGCCTGGAGAGGCTAAGGGATTTGGTGAACAGCCAGAAGAACAGGGCCCTAGTCCATATCGCTCGCCTGGAGGACCAAG CTTCCTGGACCAATGTGGAGCAAGCTTTGCTCAAAGTGACAGAGGGGCTCAACAGTCTGACCAATCAGACACTGAGAGGCAAGCTGGAGGAGTGCATTTCATTGGTGAAGAG TATTCCTACGATTCTGTCTGAACAGTCAGACCCCCCGCACCACTCGTTGTTCCCCTCCGTCCACGCCTTCATCATGCTGGAAGGAACCATGAACCTGACAGGGGAGACTCAGCCACTGGTGGAGCAGCTGATGATGATCAAGAGGATGCAG CGTATCCCTGCGCCAGTCTTTGTGTTGGAGATCTGGAAAGCGTGTTTCACTGGCCTCATCGAGTCACCAGAGGGCACCGAGGAGCTCAAGTGGACTGCCTTCACCTTCCTTAAG ATCCCCCAGGTTCTCCTCAGGCTAAAGAAGTATCCCCAGGGTGAGAAGGTACAG CAGGACTTCATGGATGATGTGAACATTGCCTTTGAGTACCTGCTGAAGCTCACACCACTTCTGGACAAGGCGGACCAGAGATGCAA CTGCGACTGTCTAAGTATGCTACTGCAGGAGTGCAATAAGCTGTCTCTCCTGTCGGACTCCAACACGACAAACCTCACTTCTAAACG GGAGTATGCTCCACGGCTAAAGACTGCAGAAAACGCCAACATCCAGCCCAACCCAGGCCTCATCCTGCGAGCCGAGCCCACTGTCACCAACATCCTTAAG ACGGTGGACGCAGACCACTCCAAGTCTCCAGAGGGCCTTCTGGGGGTGCTGGGACACATGCTCTCTGGGAAGAGCCTGGACCTCCTCCTGGCTGCAGCTGCAGCCACGGGAAAACTCAAGTCCTTCGCCCGGAAGTTCATCAA GCTGAATGAGTTTCCGAAGCACATCAGTGGAGAAGGAT CCAAGTCGGCCTCAGTGCGAGCCCTGCTGTTCGACATATCCTTCCTCATGCTGTGTCACGTGGTGCAGACCTACGGATCAGAG GTGATCCTGTCGGATCCCAGCCCCTCGGGGGAGACCCCGTTCTTCGAGACGTGGCTGCAGACCTGCATGCCAGAAGAGGGCAAGACCCTGAACCCAGACCACCCCTGCTTCAGGCCTGAGTCTGGCAAGGTGGAGAGCCTAGTGGCCCTCCTCAACAACTCCTCTGAGATGAAGCTAGT TCAGATGAAGTGGCACGAGATTTGCCTCAGCACGCCAGCGGCCATCTTGGAGGTGTTGAATGCCTGGGAGAATGGCGTGCTGTCTGTGGAGGCTGTACAG AAGATAACAGACAACATCAAGGGCAAGGTATGCAGCATGGCTATCTGTGCTGTGGCCTGGCTGGTAGCCCATGTGAGGATGCTGGGGCTGGATGAGAGGGAGAAGCCCCAGACCATGATCCGCCAGCTCATGACCCCGCTGTATGGGGAGAACACTCTGCAGTTCTACAATGAACg ggtGGTGATCATGAGTTCCATCCTGGAGAACATGTGTGCTGATGTGTTCCAGCAGACAGGCCTGGCCCTGCGGCCGCCCATGGAGGGCCAGGAGCCCATCCCCTATCGCAACCTGCTCTCAGCTAAGGAGCCCATCCATGAGGCCCTCCGCAAGCAATTCCGCTCGGTGCTGTGGAAGGGCTGGGTGGACAGCGGTGCGCTACACCTCTTTGAGAGCCTGCTGCACACAGGAGGGGTGTTCTGGTTCACCAACAACCTGGTCAAG GAGCTGCTGAAGGAGACTCGCCAGGAGTGGGCCAACCGGGTGGTGGAACTGCTCTACAGCATCTTCTGCCTGGACACCCAGCAGATCACTCTCACCCTGCTGGGCCACATCCTGCCCAACCTGCTCACAGACTCAGCCCACTGGCACAGCCTGGCAGATCCGCCCGGCAAGGCCTTGGCAAA GCTGTCTGTATGGTGTGCTCTCAGTTCCTTCTCCACTCACCACAAAGGCCAGGCCTCAGCTCGACAACGCAAGAGGCAACGGGAGGATATCGAG GACTACAGTAGCTTGTTCCCTCTGGACGACACGCAGCCCTCCAAGCTCATGCGTCTGCTCAGCTCCAACGAGGACGAGCCAGTGATCCTTTCTAGTCCAG GTGACCGGTCCATGTCCACCTCCCTGTCGGCCTCCCAGCTCCACACGGTCAACATGAGGGACCCTCTCAACCGCGTCCTAG CCAACCTCTTCCTGCTGATCTCATCCATCCTGGGCTCCAAGACGGCAGGGCCACACACCCAGTTCGTGCAGAGCTTCATGGAGGAGTGTGTGGAGTGTCTGGAGCAGGGCAGCCGCGGAAGCATTCTGCAGTTCATGCCTTTCACCATG GTCTCAGAGCTGGTGAAACTTCCTGCGCTGGCCAAGCCCAAGGTGGTCTTGGGAATCACAGACTTGACTCTGCCCCTGGGGAGGAGGGTGGCAGCCAAGGCCATCTCAGCCTTATAG
- the LOC115200945 gene encoding mediator of RNA polymerase II transcription subunit 24 isoform X3: MKVVNLKQAILQAWKERWSDYQWAINIKKNFPKGATWDYLNLAEALMEQAMIGPSPNPLILSYLKYAISSQMVSYSSVLLAISKFDDFSRELCVKSLLEIMDMFCHRLSCHGKAEECIGLCRALLGVVVWLLTGCAWYCERLRELGPSASTEANLRACLERLRDLVNSQKNRALVHIARLEDQASWTNVEQALLKVTEGLNSLTNQTLRGKLEECISLVKSIPTILSEQSDPPHHSLFPSVHAFIMLEGTMNLTGETQPLVEQLMMIKRMQRIPAPVFVLEIWKACFTGLIESPEGTEELKWTAFTFLKIPQVLLRLKKYPQGEKDFMDDVNIAFEYLLKLTPLLDKADQRCNCDCLSMLLQECNKLSLLSDSNTTNLTSKREYAPRLKTAENANIQPNPGLILRAEPTVTNILKTVDADHSKSPEGLLGVLGHMLSGKSLDLLLAAAAATGKLKSFARKFIKLNEFPKHISGEGSKSASVRALLFDISFLMLCHVVQTYGSEVILSDPSPSGETPFFETWLQTCMPEEGKTLNPDHPCFRPESGKVESLVALLNNSSEMKLVQMKWHEICLSTPAAILEVLNAWENGVLSVEAVQKITDNIKGKVCSMAICAVAWLVAHVRMLGLDEREKPQTMIRQLMTPLYGENTLQFYNERVVIMSSILENMCADVFQQTGLALRPPMEGQEPIPYRNLLSAKEPIHEALRKQFRSVLWKGWVDSGALHLFESLLHTGGVFWFTNNLVKELLKETRQEWANRVVELLYSIFCLDTQQITLTLLGHILPNLLTDSAHWHSLADPPGKALAKLSVWCALSSFSTHHKGQASARQRKRQREDIEDYSSLFPLDDTQPSKLMRLLSSNEDEPVILSSPGDRSMSTSLSASQLHTVNMRDPLNRVLANLFLLISSILGSKTAGPHTQFVQSFMEECVECLEQGSRGSILQFMPFTMVSELVKLPALAKPKVVLGITDLTLPLGRRVAAKAISAL, translated from the exons ATGAAGGTGGTCAATTTGAAACAAGCCATCCTCCAGGCTTGGAAGGAGCGCTGGAGCGACTATCAATGGGCCATCAACATCAAAAAGAACTTCCCAAAGGGAGCCACatgggactacctgaacttggcAG AGGCTCTCATGGAGCAGGCAATGATTGGCCCTTCTCCCAACCCGCTCATCTTGTCCTACCTCAAGTATGCCATCAGTTCCCAG ATGGTCTCTTATTCAAGTGTACTCTTAGCCATCAGTAAG TTTGATGACTTCTCCAGAGAGCTCTGCGTCAAGTCCCTGTTGGAGATAATGGACATGTTCTGCCACCGTCTCAG CTGCCACGGGAAGGCGGAGGAGTGCATCGGGCTGTGCCGGGCCCTGCTGGGTGTGGTAGTGTGGCTCCTGACGGGCTGCGCCTGGTACTGCGAGAGGCTCAGGGAGCTGGGGCCGTCGGCCAGCACAGAAGCCAACCTGAGGGCCTGCCTGGAGAGGCTAAGGGATTTGGTGAACAGCCAGAAGAACAGGGCCCTAGTCCATATCGCTCGCCTGGAGGACCAAG CTTCCTGGACCAATGTGGAGCAAGCTTTGCTCAAAGTGACAGAGGGGCTCAACAGTCTGACCAATCAGACACTGAGAGGCAAGCTGGAGGAGTGCATTTCATTGGTGAAGAG TATTCCTACGATTCTGTCTGAACAGTCAGACCCCCCGCACCACTCGTTGTTCCCCTCCGTCCACGCCTTCATCATGCTGGAAGGAACCATGAACCTGACAGGGGAGACTCAGCCACTGGTGGAGCAGCTGATGATGATCAAGAGGATGCAG CGTATCCCTGCGCCAGTCTTTGTGTTGGAGATCTGGAAAGCGTGTTTCACTGGCCTCATCGAGTCACCAGAGGGCACCGAGGAGCTCAAGTGGACTGCCTTCACCTTCCTTAAG ATCCCCCAGGTTCTCCTCAGGCTAAAGAAGTATCCCCAGGGTGAGAAG GACTTCATGGATGATGTGAACATTGCCTTTGAGTACCTGCTGAAGCTCACACCACTTCTGGACAAGGCGGACCAGAGATGCAA CTGCGACTGTCTAAGTATGCTACTGCAGGAGTGCAATAAGCTGTCTCTCCTGTCGGACTCCAACACGACAAACCTCACTTCTAAACG GGAGTATGCTCCACGGCTAAAGACTGCAGAAAACGCCAACATCCAGCCCAACCCAGGCCTCATCCTGCGAGCCGAGCCCACTGTCACCAACATCCTTAAG ACGGTGGACGCAGACCACTCCAAGTCTCCAGAGGGCCTTCTGGGGGTGCTGGGACACATGCTCTCTGGGAAGAGCCTGGACCTCCTCCTGGCTGCAGCTGCAGCCACGGGAAAACTCAAGTCCTTCGCCCGGAAGTTCATCAA GCTGAATGAGTTTCCGAAGCACATCAGTGGAGAAGGAT CCAAGTCGGCCTCAGTGCGAGCCCTGCTGTTCGACATATCCTTCCTCATGCTGTGTCACGTGGTGCAGACCTACGGATCAGAG GTGATCCTGTCGGATCCCAGCCCCTCGGGGGAGACCCCGTTCTTCGAGACGTGGCTGCAGACCTGCATGCCAGAAGAGGGCAAGACCCTGAACCCAGACCACCCCTGCTTCAGGCCTGAGTCTGGCAAGGTGGAGAGCCTAGTGGCCCTCCTCAACAACTCCTCTGAGATGAAGCTAGT TCAGATGAAGTGGCACGAGATTTGCCTCAGCACGCCAGCGGCCATCTTGGAGGTGTTGAATGCCTGGGAGAATGGCGTGCTGTCTGTGGAGGCTGTACAG AAGATAACAGACAACATCAAGGGCAAGGTATGCAGCATGGCTATCTGTGCTGTGGCCTGGCTGGTAGCCCATGTGAGGATGCTGGGGCTGGATGAGAGGGAGAAGCCCCAGACCATGATCCGCCAGCTCATGACCCCGCTGTATGGGGAGAACACTCTGCAGTTCTACAATGAACg ggtGGTGATCATGAGTTCCATCCTGGAGAACATGTGTGCTGATGTGTTCCAGCAGACAGGCCTGGCCCTGCGGCCGCCCATGGAGGGCCAGGAGCCCATCCCCTATCGCAACCTGCTCTCAGCTAAGGAGCCCATCCATGAGGCCCTCCGCAAGCAATTCCGCTCGGTGCTGTGGAAGGGCTGGGTGGACAGCGGTGCGCTACACCTCTTTGAGAGCCTGCTGCACACAGGAGGGGTGTTCTGGTTCACCAACAACCTGGTCAAG GAGCTGCTGAAGGAGACTCGCCAGGAGTGGGCCAACCGGGTGGTGGAACTGCTCTACAGCATCTTCTGCCTGGACACCCAGCAGATCACTCTCACCCTGCTGGGCCACATCCTGCCCAACCTGCTCACAGACTCAGCCCACTGGCACAGCCTGGCAGATCCGCCCGGCAAGGCCTTGGCAAA GCTGTCTGTATGGTGTGCTCTCAGTTCCTTCTCCACTCACCACAAAGGCCAGGCCTCAGCTCGACAACGCAAGAGGCAACGGGAGGATATCGAG GACTACAGTAGCTTGTTCCCTCTGGACGACACGCAGCCCTCCAAGCTCATGCGTCTGCTCAGCTCCAACGAGGACGAGCCAGTGATCCTTTCTAGTCCAG GTGACCGGTCCATGTCCACCTCCCTGTCGGCCTCCCAGCTCCACACGGTCAACATGAGGGACCCTCTCAACCGCGTCCTAG CCAACCTCTTCCTGCTGATCTCATCCATCCTGGGCTCCAAGACGGCAGGGCCACACACCCAGTTCGTGCAGAGCTTCATGGAGGAGTGTGTGGAGTGTCTGGAGCAGGGCAGCCGCGGAAGCATTCTGCAGTTCATGCCTTTCACCATG GTCTCAGAGCTGGTGAAACTTCCTGCGCTGGCCAAGCCCAAGGTGGTCTTGGGAATCACAGACTTGACTCTGCCCCTGGGGAGGAGGGTGGCAGCCAAGGCCATCTCAGCCTTATAG